In the Triticum aestivum cultivar Chinese Spring chromosome 2B, IWGSC CS RefSeq v2.1, whole genome shotgun sequence genome, TGCTTTTTTCcttaatgcaaatgatatgcccataaaggtaatgtttatctgaacattttgatatcttatttgcatttttctgagttcatatgaattagttatgaatttgcaaatttttggtcaaacggtcaaagggcatttgagggatctcgacggaaaaagtaagggcaaaactgagcaagctcgaaaagtaagggcaaaacctgtgggtaggaaccaactaggggtaaaaatgcaattgtccctatatttatatgtgaaatctctcttccttcaatattctttcatgaattgttcaagtgaccaatacaatgtttgctaacattcaataaatttaccacctctacttcttatatgtgaagtcattactccccatgggataagcatatgaaacatatataatttcagatttatgatattcagaTCATTCAACCacttactcataggatataagtgaagcacacgagtaattgacaaactactccaaaaagatataagtgaagatcaatgagtagttaaataattatgtagctatgtgaagactccctttcatttaagaatttcaaatcttggtattttattcaaacagcaagcaaaacaaaataaaatggcattgcaaggatagcacaactcatgtgaagaagcaaaaacttaggttcaaccgatactaaccgataattgttgaggaagaaaggtgggatgtctacgggagcatccccaagcttggatgcttgagacttcttgaaatattatcttggggtgccttgggcatacccaagcttgagctttttgtgtctccttaattccttttatatcttggtttcctaaatcttgaaagcttcatccacaccaaactcaccaagaactcgtgagataagttagtataaaccaatgcaaaaaccttatcattttctactgtaacaaatcactaaaattattattgaacattgcatactaaatgtctctgcatatttaatattcctatcctcaaatagaatcattaaacaagcaaacatatgcaaacaatgcaaacataacagcaatctgccaaaacagtatagtctgtaaagaatgcaagattcatcatacttccctaattccaacaattatcagaaaaatactacactgtagaagttttatcagagctcaatatgcaaaaagtttcaatattatatcattctctgacttttctagggaattttcgcaacagcgggaaactttctattttgaaacagcaacatgtatacttgcaaaataagcaaggtaaaggctatccttgacatttttattgaaaatatagatgaaaaACATTCTTCTAAATAACAGCacgcaaatactaacaaaataaaatgacgctccaagcaaaacacatatcatgtggtgaataaaaatatagctccaagtaaagttaccgatgaacgaagacgaaagaggggatgccttccggggcatccccaagcttaggatcttggttgtccttgaatattaccttggggtgccttggcatccccaagatttagtctcttgccactccttacttCGTATTCCattgaaacttcacccaaaacctgaaaacttcacaacacaaaactcaacacaaaacatgtaagctccgttagtataagaaaataaatcaataattaggtactattgtgaactcattctaaattcatattggtgtaatatctactgtattccaacttctctatggttcataccctccgatactactcatagattcatcaaaataagcaaacaacacatagaaaacagaatctgtcaaaaacagaacagtctgtagtaatctgtatcattagaataattctgaaactctaaaaattctgaaataaattgacagaactgaggaatttgtctattaatcatcttcaaacggaatcaacctaaaatcactctctagtaagaaatggcagctaatctcgtgagcgcacaagtttctgctttttacagcaagatagcatagacttcacccaagtcttcccaatggttctacttggcacaaacactaattaaaacataaaaccacatctaacaagaggctagatgaattatttattactaaacaggaacaaaaagcaaagaacaaaaataaaattgggttgccttccaacaagcgctatcgtttaatgcccctagctaggcatgatgatttcaatgatgctcacataaaagataagaattgaaacataaagagagcatcatgaagaatatgactagcacatttaagtctagcccacttcctatgcatagggattttgtgagcaaacaaaatatgggaacaataatcaactagcataggaaggcaaaacaagcacaacttcaagattttaagcacatagagaggaaacttgatattattgcaattcctacaagcatatgttcctccctcataataattttcagtagcatcatgaatgaattcaccaatataaccagcacctaaagcattcttttcatgatctacttgcatagacattttactactctccacataagcaaatttattctcatgaatagtagtgggagcaaactcaacgaaatgactatcatgtgatactttattcacataatcaatttgagcattaaaatcatgaggacaagtttcatggatatcattactctttatagcataaatttcatcataataatcatcatagatagaaggcatgctatcatcataatatattttctcatccaaacttgggggactaaaaatatcatcttcatcaaacatagcatccccaagcttgtagctttgcatatcattagcatcatggatattcaaggaattcatactaacaacattgcaatcatgctcatcattcaaatattttatgccaaatattttatagacttcttcttctaccacttgagcacaattttccttaccatcattctcacgaaagatattaaaaatatgaagcgtatgagacaaactcaattccattttttctgtagttttcttttatagactaaactagtgataaaataagaaacaaaaagattcgattgcaagatctaaatatataccttcaagcactcacctccccggcaacagcgccagaaaagatcttgatgtctactacacaaccttcttcttgtagacattgttgggcctccaagtgcagaggtttgtaggatagtagcaaatttccctcaagtgaatgacctatcaatccgtgggaggggcaggatgaagatggtctctctcaaacaaccctgcaaccaaataacaaagagtctcttatgtccccaacacacccaatacaatggtaaattgtataggtgcactagttcggtgaagagatggtgatacaagtgcaatatcaaTGGTTGATATGAGTATTTATaagctgaaaatataaaaacagcaaggtaacaagtggtaaaggtgagcgtaaacggtattgcaatgctaggaaacaaggcctagggttcatattttcactagtgcaatttctctcaacaataataacataatttgatcatataactatccctcaacatacaacaaagagtcacttcaaagtcactaatagcggagaacaaacgaagagattattgtagggtacgaaaccacctcaaagttatcctttctgatcgatctattcaagagtccgtagtaaaataacacgaagctattcttttcattcgatctatcatagagttcatactagaataacaccttaagacacaaatcaaccaaaaccctaatgtcacctagatactccaatgtcacctctagtatctgtgggcatgattatacgatatgcatcacacaatctcagattcatctattcaaccaacacaaagtacttcaaagagtgccccaaagtttctaccgaagagccaagacgaaaatgtgtgccaacccctatgcataagttcacaaggtcactgaacccgcaagttgatcatcaaaacgtacatcaagtagatcacatgaatatcccattgtcaccacagataagcacatgcaagacatatatcaagtgttctcaaatccttcaagactcgatccgataagataacttaaaagagaaaactcaatccattacaagagagtagaggggaagaaacatcataagatccaactataatagcaaagctcgcgatacatcaagatcgtgccaaattaagaacacaagagagagagagagagagagagagagagagagagagagagatcaaacacacagctactggtacataccctcagccccgagggtgaactactccctcctcgtcatggagagcaccgggatgatgaagatggccaccggtgatggattccccctccagcagggtgccggaacgggctcccgagaggttattggttgctacagaggcttgcggcggcggaagtcccgatctattatgctcccggaggtttttggggtatatggatatatataggcgaaataagtcgaccaggggggccacgagggacccacgagggtggggggcgcgcccagggggtagggcgcgcctccctgactcatggcttcctcgaagcttccctaatgtctactccaagtctcctggattgcttccattccaaaaataactctcccaaagatttcattccgtttggactctgtttgatattccttttctgccaaacactgaaataggcaaaaacaacaatctggcatgggcctccggttaataggttagtcccaaaaaacaatataaaagtgtatagtaaagcccattaaacatccaaaacaggtaatataatagcatgaatacttcataaattatagatacgttggagacatatcagggtcCAACAGAGACTCATCTGCAGCAGTGATGGTATTTGGGCTACACTGCACGGTTAAGGCATCTCCAATGACCCGTAAACCTTTCGCAaccgtctgaatcatgttatccAGACCGTGGAAGCAATCCAACGTCGACCTGTATCAGCCCGTGGAACGGTTCAGACGCAATGTCTCTCGCAAACCAGAGACAAAAGTGAAGGGGAGGGGGGTTGTGGGCTCCAGACCACTCTCAAGCCCGCTTTCTGACCGTCCtgacccaccaaaaccctctccccCCTCCCGCGTGCGCTCCCGCCCGGCGCCAATTGCCCGTGTTCATGCCGCTGTAAAAAGCACCACTCCGCATTGAAGACGGCTTAGGGCTGACGCCACCTCTCACTGCTCCGCATTGAAGCAGCGCGCCagccgagggcgccgcccgcttcccgcccggctgaacacgcctcctcgccgcgttgATACGCCTCCATTAAATCCGCATGGAAGCTAaaaaacctactccggccacacatctACTCATgagcgggccggcattaaacgcaaagGGCTGCCGAGCTCCTCCTGCCCGCCATCTATTTAAACTAGGCGAGATGCGCcgctcccatctcctccttcaccattttcacCACTCTTCCATTGACTTCCGAAGAGCAGTTCGCCGGATACAAGCTGatgggtggcccaccgagcccgccggatatgagCGAAGAAACTCGCCGCTCCACCTCTCGCGCCTGACCCGCTGGAGCAAATTGCCGTCCCAAGCCgctgcgtggttcagcaactcactACTCTAGGCccactcgatgaggagtggcgaattgctccatgccggcacggcGGGGAGCACAGCGACACGGGCGTCATCACTGTCATCGACAACTGCGCCTCCAGTATCTGTGACcgcaccatgcaggcagagacagaagtcggTGCGGGaagagcgacgagtcagtggccGGCGGCTCCGcgtcatcatcgaggagaagtagaacacgggagtccactgtcgcttgggtcccatgaaggccaccgtttAGGCGACGCCAGCATACACAGCTAGTGTCTTGCTCGGTTCTTCTTTTGCGAGGACCTCTGTCGATCCCACACGGGCTCCACGAAAGCAGACGCGCCGCCTTCCCCTCCCGCTGAAGCATCAGCCGGGGCACAAGCCGTCCTTTGCGCTAAAGCACATACCTTCGGGGCTCTCGTCAGTCCCGTGATCGGGCTGCCTGACATGAGAAGACAAATGGATCCGCGAGCGGcgatttagattaggtattaattataccttCAGAGCCGGACTAGCACCATTGATGTAGATGTactgaaatccgtcatgtttatatcaAATTCGGATTCTTtatatgaaatccgtcatgtttatatgaaatctggcaGTGTTTGatcgaatttcatctggttggtttgAGATGATGTGAAACTGTATGCGACCAGTCCACGGATGGATGCAGAAAAGATTCTGCGGGACAGTTGGAGATGCCCGTACAATGTGATAAAAGACGTCCAAGCACACCGACGACCAACTTTTATTAGCACCCTAGCTAGATTACACCGTACGAAGCAAAATACTTGTAACAAGGAAATGGCATGCACAACGCATGTAGACCTTACTAGATTAGGAATAAGGAAAGCGGTACACGAAACAGGAGAGGAGCACTACGAAGATCACGAGGGTGGTCGTGGTGCGCGGCTAACTAGCCAGCTGATCCATCGGTCGATGAAGTGGCTAGCACGGTTTCTTGCAGAAGCACTTCCTTTCGAAGTCGTGGAACTTGCACTTGCCCCAAGGGAAGCCCTCGGTGTTGCAGACGTGTTCGCAGTTGTCGTCCCTCCAGCACGCTCCGCGGTACCTGTGGCTTTGCGACTCGCAGTGCCTGTGCCCGTGCCTCGCCTCCGCCACCCTCATCGTCCCCATCTCTGCAGTTTAATTACTCCGTCGGATCAGACGCAAATGGATACTACAGGATGCATATTTGACCATCCGATGGTCTTAACAAATTGAGAAGACTAATGAAGATCACCTGTGGCGACGAGGAGAAGAAGGACCAAGAGGACGGACGCAACCATACGGCGAGAGGTCGACGCCATTTGCTCTGCTTGCGTAGAATGTCTACCTTATGATTCTGGTGGTTTCGCAACGGATGCTGTAGTCCAACTTAAGGTTACAGTGATATGATTTGCTAGGTGAGTGGGATGGGGACgatggggggtttatataggaggTTCAGAAGCCTGGGCACAGTTCAAATTCAGCACAAAGGACTCAACTCTGAAACACAAATGCAGGACGGCTTTTGCAGTGGTTAAAATATTCTGGTGCAGGCAAGATTCGGTTCATTGCTCCTCGACGTCCTCGGTGTCTTAAACCGGGGGGTGCCAACAATCTCATCGGCACCGGGTTACAGGCCGTGCAGAAAGTATAGTATTGTACACGGGTTTAGAGGTTCATGCGTGGATGTCTTCAGAATGTAGTGCGGACTGCGGAGATGCATAGAGCATGCAGGCAGGGGCGGTGTCGTCTGCACGTGTTGATGCTGGGCAGGCTACAGATTCAGGGGTAGCGACTAGTCGGAGGGCACGGGTGGCTACACACTCATCGAGTGTTTGCTTTGTTGCGGGAGCTCAGCTACCGCCCTGACAGTGCGGACGGGCAATACACGTGATATGCACTATGATATGTGCGGACAGTGGTCGGTGGTGGTCAGGCTGTGCCGCGTGCAAGACAACTGGTCGGTGCGTAGCAAGGTGCGTTTCTTCAATTTTTTCACCCATTCATGATAAAAAGAGAAACGTTCTTTTTGGACCGGCTGATCTCGCACGCTTTTTAAGCCACGTCCATCGCCTTTCACGTGGCCTGTGGCCCACGTCTCCATCTCCAGAAGCGTCAGGGGCCTTCCCATCTTCCGTGATTTCTTTTCCTTCGTCATTCCTTCATCTTATCTCTTTTGCTGTGTCTCTCTCTTTCTTGTGCTTCTCTCGTCACAGAAGACCACCGCCGTAAAGCCACGACGCACCACACTCGGCTGCAGGCCGCCGGCAGCTGCTTCAAGCATGCCACTGCTGCCCGCCGCTACTGCTGCAACCACCTTTGTCTCTCTTCCACCCCGCTTCTCTCTTTCTCTAGATGCAAGAACACCACCAACGCAACATCCAACAGGTGCCAACGGCTGCAaccgcggatctcgccggcggcagGTTGCCTCTGCGCAACGCAGGTGATGCTACTTCCTACGAATCTCGTGGTCGGCGCAGCTGCAATGCAACTGGCTTTCCTGCTGCGACCCGGATCTCGCCGGCGGCAAGTTGCCTCTACGCAACGCAGGTGATGCTACTTCCTGCGGATCTCGTGGCCGGTGCAGCTGCATTGCAACTGGCTTTCCTGCTGCGACCCGAATCTCGCCAGCGGCGGGTTGCTTCCATGAAACGCAGACGAGCTGCGACAtgtggatctcgtcgccggcggagcTGCAATGCAACGCCCCTGCTGCTGTGACCTAGGTGTTGCCGCCGGCGGAGATGCAATGCAACGCCAGTCGTGCTGCGACCCATGTCTCATCGCCGGCGGAGCTGCAAAGAAGCACGCATGGTGCTACGACCCAGGTGTTGCCACCGACGAAGCTGTAATGCTATGCACCTGGTGCTGCGACCCGGGTGTCGCCTGAGGcggatgctgcaatacaacgcgtGTGTGGTGCTACGACCAGCAGTTCTCGCCGACAGGGGTGGTCGCAGCAGCCACATGTGTTTCCAGGGGGACGAGCGGTTGCTTTTGTGGGGGCTGCTGCAAGGCGGCCATGGGTGTGACCGGCACGGCTGCACGAGATGGAGGATGAGGTGTGCTGGCGACAAGTGACTGAGGCTGCAGCACTACATAGGACGACGGGTCAACCCGAGCAACGTTGTGATCCACACTACCTGTGTCAGATGGATCGGTTGTCGAGCCAACTGATTTTGAGGAAAATAAGCCGGTCAACGCCTAGCAGCGCCCTAATAGAAAAGATTTATTTTCTATCCGATATATGGTACTAAATTATTGTGTGTCTATCcactagaaaagaaaaaaaaattgtccAGAATTTGGTAATTTGGCCGGGTGCGCTCCGCCCCAACGAAGCCAGGCCACTTATTATTGCCTATGCAATTCGGAAGACCTTATTTGTCGCATGGAGCGATAATAGTTGAAGCTTTCCAGAGTGCGCCTGAAACTGGGCCGGCCCGTTTACCCATTTTCTTTGTTCTATTTATGTTTTTCttcctttctctttctcttttatattttcttttcctttttttccttctatatttttattttttatgtgagGTAAAAATTTACAAAACATATTCAGAatttcatttttttcaaatattcAAAAAATGGTTAGAATTAAAAACATTTGTTTCCGTTTAGAAAAATGTTGGAAACTTTTAAAACATTCATGTTTCAAAATTTTCTCAATATTCAAAAAATCTTCTCATTTTTAAGCTTTTTCAAAAATTCTTTAAGATTTTTTATAAACATTACATTTTATAAAATGTTCCATATTTtaaaattgttttgaatgttcaCAAATCCAAAAAAGTATTTGCGTCGAAGAAAATATTGTCTAAAATAATTTTAAATGTTCCCCTTTAAAaaaccaaaaattcaaaaatattagAGTTTTTATAGAAtattcatgttttcaaaatattgtttGATTCAAAAACTATTAATGTTTCTACTTTTGTTTATGTTTTTCAAAATattggaattttcaaaaaaaatgttcacatttttggAAAATTGTTTGGGATTTAAAAATAATCCCAAGAATATTCACGAATTCATACTTTTTTGAATATTCAAAAAAATTAATAAATATTTCTAATTTGATGCTAtagtattttcttaaatattcgcgCTGGCCATTGGTTAGCGGTGCACGTTCGTTCTATGTTGGTTGACTATAAATGGAAGAAATTTTGGGCACGTggcaataaaagagaatatgttgtTTGTCTTTAATTAGAGCAAAAATATGGGCACTTGAGCActaaaataatcaaagagaataaacCCTCAAAAAGAAGGGACATTCATGTCTGATTATGCTAATGAAACGGGATTTATGCGCTGCAATTAATAATCCACCCGGTTACGCCGTCGTAGGATAGAGTGGCAGAAGTAACAGTGTCCCAAGGTAGCCGCGCATCCACCAAATGAGGAGGCAGACACAACTCCGAGATGGAGGCGGACCTAGAGGAAAAAAGACATGAGTTGGGTGCTCACCACCATGCCGATCAACCCCATCACTATCAAGATTTTGCGTGTCAAACATGTCCAACGAGAAGATCCTAACTTCTTGCTCTGCCGCCTACCATTGTGGAGACCTTTTTTTAGATGATACGTCAAGTATCTTTCTCATTGCTTCTCGCAAAAAaatatctctcccgttgcaacgcacggacatatgTGCTAGAAATAAATCTCCGTGCTATGCCACGGA is a window encoding:
- the LOC123041683 gene encoding defensin-like protein CAL1: MASTSRRMVASVLLVLLLLVATEMGTMRVAEARHGHRHCESQSHRYRGACWRDDNCEHVCNTEGFPWGKCKFHDFERKCFCKKPC